The following nucleotide sequence is from Cellvibrio sp. PSBB006.
GCGACGCGCGTAAGAATGGATAACAGACATGGGTATAGATCCTGCTCGTTATGATTATTAATCAGTAATATTGTATTACAATATAATAAAAGCGCAACGAGGATCAAGTTAAAAAGGTTAAAACAAATAGGAAAAGGGAGATATAGCAGCTAGGGGAAATGAGCACTTCGAGATACGTTTGCCACCAAGGCTTATGTTTCGAAAACGCATGAATACATCCCTGTAGCTCCTTCAAGTCGTCCCTGACTTGAAGGTTTCGAAACATAAGCCTTGGCAGCAAACTCACATCATCGCGTCGTCAATTATGCAACTTGAGAACAGCAAGGAGTGATTAACGCTTATAGGGTTCGATGGTCAAAATCCGCCCTTGGTCATCGTACTTCAGCTCCGTCATCTTCACCGACCGCAAATGTGTTACACCGCCGGATAAGATGGAATCGTGATAGAACAAATACCACTTGCCTTCAAACTCACAAATAGAATGATGCGTCGTCCAACCCACCACCGGGGTAAGAATTTGGCCCTGGTAAGTGAAGGGTCCGTAGGGATTATCGCTGGTGGCGTAACACAAAAAGTGGGTGTCGCCGGTGGAGTAAGAGAGGTAGTACTTACCCTGATACTTGTGCATCCAGGGGCCTTCAAAATAGCGGCGTGCGTTGTCGCCAGCCAATAAAGGCTTGCCCTGTTCGTCCAGAATCACCAATTCGCGAGGAGTTTCAGCAAACTGTTTCATATCGGCAGACAAACGCGCAACGCGTGGTCCTAATGCAGGCTCGTTAGCTGTCGGCTCCTGATAATCCGGGCTGTAGGTGTTGTCGCGGTAGCACTGCAATTGCCCGCCCCAAATACCGCCGAAGTAGATGTAGTGCTCGCCGTCGTCATCCCGGTACACCGCCGGGTCGATGGAGTAGCTGCCTTCGATGGCTTCCGGCTCGGCCTTGAAGGGGCCGGCGGGATGGTCGCCAATGGCGACACCAATCTGGAACAGGCCATTGGCGCGTTTGGCAGGGAAGTATAGATAGTATTTGCCGTCTTTGGTGGCCGCATCCGGCGCCCACATTTGCCGCTCAGCCCAGGGCACATCTTTCACATGCAGTGCTACACCGCAGTCTTCCGCCTTGCTGTTGGGGCCGTCCATCCGCAGAACGTGGTAATCCTCCATACCGAAGTGATCACCGTTGTCGTTAAACGGAATACCCGCATCGATATCGTGGGACGGGTAGATATAGAGCTTGCCGTCGAACACATGGGCCGATGGATCAGCGGTGTAGATATGGGTAACCAGGGGTTGTGAAATCGCCTTGGCGGCCAGTGCCTGATAATCCTGATTGTCGTCGGACATGATGTGAATCTCCGTTATAACGTTTTTGCACCGGCCAAACGACGCGCGGCCAGGTCTGCTTCAATTTTAAGTTCAAGGGGTTTGTTGATGGCGTAGAAGAACATGCACCCCGCCGCAAGGAAGAAGGGCAAGGAGGCATAGATACTGACGGCCATTTGAATCCCGCCGATGGTTTCCGGGGCCTGCTCTGCCAGGGATGCGTTATAGCCGTACATGGCCAGAATGCCCGATACCAGTGAGCTGCCGATGGTCAGGCCGCCCTTGAGGCCGAGGATCATCGCGGAAAAAACAATCGCGGTCGCGCGACGGTTGTTCTTCCACTCCGAATAGTCCGCCACGTCCGCAATCATCGCCCACAACAGGGGAATGGTGATGCCATAGAAGAAACCGTGCAGTATCTGGGAGATAAAGATAATTCCGATACTGTCGGGCGGGAAGAAATAGAAGATCGCGATAAAAATCGTCGAAATAAACAAGGCCACACCAAACACATTGCGCTTGCCAAATTTATCAGCCAGCCGCTTGGAGAAGCCAATACCGATAATCATCATGATGATGCCGCACGCGTTAAACAGGCTGAACGCCGAGGTGGGAGCATCCTCCGGCCAGGCAAATTCTGTGAGCCCCAGGCTGGTCAACAA
It contains:
- a CDS encoding glycoside hydrolase family 43 protein, with the translated sequence MSDDNQDYQALAAKAISQPLVTHIYTADPSAHVFDGKLYIYPSHDIDAGIPFNDNGDHFGMEDYHVLRMDGPNSKAEDCGVALHVKDVPWAERQMWAPDAATKDGKYYLYFPAKRANGLFQIGVAIGDHPAGPFKAEPEAIEGSYSIDPAVYRDDDGEHYIYFGGIWGGQLQCYRDNTYSPDYQEPTANEPALGPRVARLSADMKQFAETPRELVILDEQGKPLLAGDNARRYFEGPWMHKYQGKYYLSYSTGDTHFLCYATSDNPYGPFTYQGQILTPVVGWTTHHSICEFEGKWYLFYHDSILSGGVTHLRSVKMTELKYDDQGRILTIEPYKR